From one Peredibacter starrii genomic stretch:
- a CDS encoding alpha-ketoacid dehydrogenase subunit alpha/beta: MRTNISENEATAVNSKSNPEYNKKLDIIKKHKLTKADLSWFLKNIYLSRKTDDAEITMKKQNKAFFQISGAGHEGILSATAKVLKAKHDYFIPYYRDRALVLGLGHSVYEQLCQANGNTGDTASHGRQMPAHWGNVNLNIVSKSSCTGTQFLQAVGIAEAGLHLKKMKLKDSPVYNDREIVYVSCGDGTTSQGEFWEGLTTACVNKLPVLFMVEDNGYAISTPTWVQTPGGSISKALANFPGLKIFVCDGNCPIESYDTMVEVEKYLRAGNGPVLVHASVTRPYSHSLSDDHGYYRTKDDLADEHYRDVFNAFPRFLTGTGLFTTDEVKAHLDEATKEVRDSMNRALETAWPDKSTYKDHLYSDIDPTSSEFDTAPQFSGKEDIPLATAINMTLKSEIKKNPLMMVFGEDVADFTEVEKYDNPDLKGKGGVFKVTHGVQKAAKAGQVFNSPLAEANIIGRAIGMAMRGLKPVVEIQFFDYIWTAYMQLKNEMATTRYRSGGDFKCPMVVRVPIGGYLRGGAMYHSQSGESLFTHNPGIRVVYPSNAQDAIGLLRTAIRCDDPVMFLEHKHLYYQGYNRSADPGEEYMIPFGKARVVKEGKSATIVAWGALVQKSVEAAKELEKEGHSIEILDARTIAPFDFEAVFKSLKKTHRLLICHEEHKTSGFAGEIAARVNEEAFETLDAPILRVCSEDTHVAYCPDLEEVILPQTNNVVDALRKLLAY; the protein is encoded by the coding sequence ATGCGCACAAACATCTCAGAAAACGAGGCAACTGCCGTGAATTCGAAATCAAACCCAGAGTACAATAAGAAACTCGACATCATCAAAAAGCATAAGCTTACAAAAGCTGATCTTTCTTGGTTCTTAAAGAACATCTACCTTTCACGCAAAACTGACGACGCTGAAATCACAATGAAGAAACAAAACAAAGCTTTCTTCCAGATTTCTGGTGCTGGTCACGAAGGTATTCTTTCAGCTACGGCGAAAGTTCTAAAAGCTAAGCACGATTACTTCATCCCATACTACCGTGACCGCGCGCTTGTGCTTGGTCTTGGTCACTCAGTTTACGAACAACTTTGTCAGGCCAATGGTAACACTGGTGATACAGCATCTCACGGCCGTCAGATGCCAGCTCACTGGGGTAACGTAAATCTAAACATCGTTTCTAAATCATCTTGTACTGGAACTCAGTTCCTTCAAGCTGTAGGTATCGCTGAAGCAGGTCTTCACCTTAAAAAGATGAAGCTAAAAGATTCTCCGGTTTATAACGACCGTGAGATCGTTTACGTTTCATGTGGTGACGGTACAACTTCTCAAGGTGAATTCTGGGAAGGTTTAACCACTGCTTGTGTAAACAAGCTTCCAGTTCTATTCATGGTTGAAGATAACGGTTACGCGATCTCAACTCCAACTTGGGTACAAACTCCAGGCGGATCAATTTCAAAAGCTCTTGCAAACTTCCCTGGTCTTAAAATTTTCGTTTGTGACGGTAACTGTCCAATCGAGTCTTACGATACAATGGTAGAAGTAGAAAAATACCTTCGTGCTGGAAACGGCCCGGTACTTGTTCACGCTTCTGTAACTCGTCCATATTCTCACTCACTATCTGATGACCACGGTTACTACCGTACGAAAGACGATCTAGCTGATGAGCACTACCGTGACGTATTCAACGCTTTCCCACGTTTCCTAACAGGTACAGGTCTATTCACAACTGACGAAGTGAAAGCTCACCTGGATGAAGCTACGAAAGAAGTTCGTGATTCTATGAACCGTGCTCTTGAAACAGCATGGCCTGATAAATCAACTTACAAAGATCACCTATACTCAGACATCGATCCAACTTCATCTGAGTTCGATACTGCTCCTCAGTTCTCTGGTAAGGAAGATATTCCTCTAGCGACTGCGATCAACATGACTCTAAAGTCTGAGATCAAGAAGAACCCTCTTATGATGGTGTTCGGTGAGGACGTTGCGGATTTCACTGAAGTAGAAAAATACGACAACCCAGACCTTAAAGGTAAGGGTGGGGTATTCAAAGTTACTCACGGTGTTCAGAAGGCCGCGAAAGCTGGCCAGGTTTTCAACTCACCACTTGCTGAAGCAAACATCATCGGTCGTGCCATTGGTATGGCGATGAGAGGGCTTAAGCCAGTAGTTGAAATCCAGTTCTTTGACTACATCTGGACTGCTTATATGCAACTTAAGAACGAGATGGCGACTACTCGCTACCGTTCTGGTGGTGACTTTAAATGTCCAATGGTAGTGCGTGTTCCAATCGGCGGATACCTTCGCGGTGGAGCTATGTACCACTCTCAATCTGGTGAATCTCTATTCACACATAACCCTGGTATTCGCGTGGTTTACCCATCGAACGCACAGGATGCTATCGGTCTTCTAAGAACAGCAATTCGTTGTGATGACCCTGTTATGTTCCTTGAGCACAAACACCTTTATTACCAAGGTTATAACCGCTCTGCTGATCCAGGTGAGGAATACATGATTCCTTTCGGTAAAGCTCGCGTAGTTAAAGAAGGTAAATCAGCAACGATCGTTGCCTGGGGTGCGCTAGTTCAGAAGTCAGTAGAAGCCGCTAAAGAGCTTGAGAAAGAAGGCCATTCAATCGAGATCCTGGATGCTCGTACAATTGCTCCTTTCGATTTTGAAGCTGTATTCAAATCACTTAAAAAGACTCACCGTCTTCTTATCTGTCACGAAGAGCATAAGACATCTGGTTTTGCCGGTGAAATCGCTGCTCGCGTGAATGAAGAAGCATTTGAAACGCTAGATGCTCCGATCCTTCGTGTATGTTCAGAAGATACTCACGTAGCTTACTGTCCGGACCTTGAAGAAGTGATTCTTCCACAGACAAATAATGTGGTTGATGCTTTAAGAAAATTACTCGCTTACTAA
- a CDS encoding ammonium transporter produces the protein MKPIYLVHLGLIFVCGLLATFLPEIPQAKTGGPINYGDTAWLLTASGLVLLMTPGLSFFYGGMVRKKNMISTMLQSMVALGVISVTWVAIGFSLCFGESIGGIIGNPMTYFMYRGVGMASHPDFAPTIPFALFSLFQLKFAIITPALISGAFAERVKFSSYLIFMFLFSIFIYAPLAHMTWHPDGLLRGWGVLDFAGGTVVHISAGMAALAGSIYLGPRQEINHEAHHIPYVILGTGLLWFGWFGFNAGSSLGANETATLAFMNTNTASAVAMLTWMFLERLRGKKASALGACIGAVVGLVGITPAAGFVSVGAAILIGFISASISNFALSLKAKTDIDDTLDVFPCHGLGGIVGMILTAVFAKDVGLIYGQTTTFVNHCIALILVMLFCFVGSYALYWISNFTRPLRVSVEDETVGLDLSQHGEHI, from the coding sequence ATGAAACCCATCTATCTCGTTCATCTCGGTCTTATTTTTGTCTGCGGTCTATTGGCCACTTTCCTTCCTGAAATTCCTCAAGCTAAAACCGGCGGTCCCATTAACTATGGTGATACGGCGTGGTTGTTAACCGCTTCTGGATTAGTCCTTCTCATGACTCCTGGACTCTCATTCTTCTACGGAGGAATGGTTCGAAAGAAGAACATGATTTCGACCATGCTTCAATCGATGGTGGCACTGGGAGTGATCTCAGTCACGTGGGTCGCGATTGGATTCAGTCTGTGTTTTGGTGAATCCATCGGAGGCATCATCGGAAACCCAATGACCTATTTCATGTATCGCGGAGTAGGGATGGCGAGTCATCCGGATTTTGCTCCAACGATTCCTTTTGCTCTCTTTTCTCTCTTTCAATTGAAATTCGCCATTATCACGCCGGCACTTATTAGCGGTGCTTTCGCAGAACGAGTGAAGTTTTCTTCTTATTTGATCTTCATGTTTCTCTTCTCAATTTTCATCTACGCGCCTCTTGCCCATATGACCTGGCACCCAGATGGTCTTCTTCGTGGTTGGGGAGTTTTAGATTTTGCGGGTGGAACTGTCGTGCATATATCGGCCGGTATGGCGGCACTGGCGGGCTCAATTTATCTTGGACCTCGTCAGGAAATTAATCATGAGGCCCATCATATCCCTTATGTGATTTTAGGCACGGGTCTTTTGTGGTTTGGTTGGTTTGGATTTAATGCTGGATCTTCTCTTGGAGCTAATGAGACTGCAACATTGGCATTCATGAACACTAATACTGCCTCCGCAGTTGCAATGCTTACCTGGATGTTTTTAGAGCGCCTCCGAGGCAAAAAAGCTTCTGCTCTAGGTGCTTGCATTGGAGCCGTGGTGGGTCTAGTGGGAATAACTCCAGCTGCAGGGTTTGTAAGTGTAGGAGCTGCGATTCTAATTGGGTTTATCTCCGCTTCGATTTCAAACTTTGCTCTTTCCCTAAAAGCCAAGACCGATATTGATGACACTCTAGATGTTTTTCCTTGTCACGGACTGGGTGGAATTGTGGGAATGATTTTAACTGCGGTGTTTGCAAAAGACGTGGGCCTTATCTACGGGCAGACAACGACCTTCGTGAATCATTGTATTGCTTTAATCCTCGTGATGCTTTTCTGTTTTGTGGGGTCGTATGCACTTTACTGGATCAGTAATTTCACTCGACCACTTAGAGTGAGTGTAGAAGACGAAACGGTTGGTTTGGATTTATCTCAACATGGTGAGCACATCTAA
- a CDS encoding TIGR03960 family B12-binding radical SAM protein: MASHNPYASFLEKVEKPARYIGGEHFVTKKNWDETIGRVALCFPDTYEIGMSHLGMKILYDEINQHQSLLAERVFAPWIDMEKEIRSRGLHLVSLENFKPLKDFHIVGFSLQYEMSYSNILNMLDLGGISIWTKDRQEHEPFVICGGPCATHPEPLAPFMDFVVIGDGEKLFARVTHFVGEARARGMKRDEILFELAKWKGIYVPKFYDTAIDPMTQMEVVTGPKAEFAGVIPDRVQRYFVDNLANYPFPTKSPIPHMTAIFDRFSVELARGCTEGCRFCQAGMIYRPVRERNPENVVQMMMDGLKNGGFDEASLTCLSTADYSAVTPLVLELLDKLHKENATLGISSLRAYGLDERILDKLAEVKNTSLTFAPEGGSQRMRDVINKNVSEDDLLKTAENVFSRGWTKMKLYFMIGLPTEEDEDVVAIMETAAKARKKATECGVRNPTVTVSVSSFVPKPHTPFQWSNMITLPEIERKQNMLKDHAERYRLNFRKHVARISALEGIVARGDRRIADIIYKAWSQGARFDGWDETFKYDLWVKCVEESGLDTQIFLGTIPMNGKLAWDHIDVGLTERFLEIEWKKATHNRLSPPCGKVHGMIVHHSNLESLEKTFDIDKKKLVCYHCGVACDLKGMVEERRDFLKGMNSIEDTPYVQPEVLKKDIVELREKRNQAVGFKYRIEFSKLGPITFISHLDLQKVMTRIFKRAGLETLHSEGYNIRPLLSFGPALTLGISSLTEYFDVRVPAEWTDFDDMMKRLQTHSEPGIIFKAISVINSKTPSIQDSAKTFTYFVPVKNDIGTVVENLKSQEQIIIQSYSKKEEKLLDKDIRPMLIDIKTGELSLNEKIMEIIDEVSPCRMPGIFVTAKVTQGTSIRPSEIIELLSGKGLVVERPIKVAIELNA; encoded by the coding sequence GTGGCCTCACACAATCCTTATGCATCCTTTCTAGAAAAAGTTGAAAAACCTGCACGATATATTGGTGGCGAACATTTCGTTACGAAAAAGAATTGGGACGAGACCATCGGTCGCGTGGCCCTGTGTTTTCCTGATACATACGAAATTGGGATGAGTCACTTGGGGATGAAGATCCTTTATGATGAAATCAACCAGCATCAATCTCTTTTAGCTGAACGCGTGTTTGCTCCATGGATTGATATGGAGAAAGAAATCCGCTCACGTGGATTGCATCTCGTTTCTCTTGAAAACTTCAAACCGCTTAAAGACTTCCATATTGTTGGTTTCTCTCTTCAGTATGAAATGAGTTATTCAAATATTCTGAACATGCTTGATCTGGGTGGAATTTCTATCTGGACCAAAGACCGTCAGGAACACGAACCATTCGTGATCTGTGGTGGTCCGTGTGCGACTCACCCTGAACCACTTGCTCCATTCATGGATTTCGTAGTGATCGGTGATGGTGAAAAACTTTTCGCTCGAGTAACTCACTTCGTGGGTGAAGCACGTGCTCGCGGTATGAAGCGTGATGAGATCCTTTTTGAACTAGCGAAGTGGAAAGGGATTTACGTTCCTAAGTTTTACGATACGGCCATTGATCCAATGACTCAGATGGAAGTTGTGACAGGGCCAAAAGCTGAATTCGCAGGCGTGATCCCTGATCGCGTTCAACGTTACTTTGTGGATAACCTCGCAAATTATCCGTTCCCGACAAAATCTCCGATCCCTCACATGACGGCGATCTTTGACCGTTTCTCAGTTGAGCTTGCTCGTGGTTGTACGGAAGGCTGTCGTTTCTGTCAGGCAGGAATGATCTATCGTCCGGTTCGTGAAAGAAATCCAGAGAACGTCGTTCAGATGATGATGGATGGACTTAAGAACGGGGGCTTTGATGAAGCCTCTCTTACCTGTCTATCAACTGCGGACTATTCTGCAGTTACTCCACTAGTGCTTGAACTTCTCGATAAATTACACAAAGAGAATGCGACACTTGGTATTTCTTCACTTCGTGCTTACGGTCTCGATGAGAGAATTCTCGATAAACTGGCCGAAGTGAAAAACACTTCTCTTACATTCGCTCCAGAAGGCGGCTCTCAGAGAATGAGAGATGTTATTAACAAGAACGTTTCAGAAGACGATCTACTAAAAACTGCCGAGAACGTTTTCTCTCGTGGTTGGACGAAAATGAAGCTCTACTTCATGATTGGTCTACCAACTGAGGAAGATGAAGATGTTGTGGCGATTATGGAAACTGCTGCTAAGGCACGTAAGAAGGCAACTGAGTGCGGTGTTCGTAACCCAACTGTTACTGTATCGGTTTCTTCATTCGTTCCTAAGCCTCATACACCGTTTCAGTGGTCGAATATGATCACGCTTCCGGAAATTGAGCGCAAGCAGAACATGCTTAAAGATCACGCTGAAAGATACCGTCTGAACTTCAGAAAGCACGTGGCACGCATTTCTGCTCTTGAAGGAATTGTTGCTCGTGGTGACAGACGTATTGCCGATATCATCTACAAAGCTTGGTCTCAGGGTGCTCGCTTTGATGGATGGGATGAAACATTTAAATATGATCTATGGGTTAAATGTGTAGAAGAGTCTGGTCTTGATACTCAGATCTTCCTTGGCACAATTCCGATGAACGGAAAACTTGCCTGGGACCACATTGATGTTGGATTGACTGAAAGATTCCTGGAAATTGAATGGAAGAAGGCGACTCATAACCGTCTTTCACCTCCATGCGGAAAAGTTCACGGGATGATTGTTCACCACTCAAACCTTGAATCGCTTGAGAAGACCTTCGATATCGATAAAAAGAAACTAGTTTGTTACCACTGTGGTGTTGCTTGTGACCTTAAAGGCATGGTGGAAGAGCGCCGTGACTTCCTTAAAGGCATGAACAGCATTGAAGATACCCCTTACGTTCAGCCAGAAGTCTTGAAGAAAGACATCGTGGAGCTTCGTGAGAAACGTAACCAAGCGGTTGGCTTTAAATATCGTATTGAGTTCTCAAAACTCGGGCCTATTACTTTCATTTCTCACCTTGATCTACAAAAGGTGATGACTCGAATCTTTAAACGCGCGGGTTTAGAAACTCTTCACTCTGAAGGTTATAACATTCGTCCGCTTCTTTCATTTGGACCGGCACTCACTTTGGGTATTAGCTCTCTGACTGAATACTTTGATGTACGTGTTCCTGCTGAATGGACTGATTTCGATGATATGATGAAGCGTCTTCAGACTCACTCTGAGCCGGGCATTATCTTTAAGGCCATCTCAGTGATTAATTCGAAGACTCCTTCAATTCAGGACTCGGCGAAGACCTTCACTTATTTCGTGCCAGTAAAGAACGATATTGGAACTGTGGTTGAGAATTTAAAATCTCAAGAGCAGATCATTATTCAATCTTACTCTAAAAAAGAAGAGAAGCTTCTGGATAAAGACATCCGTCCGATGTTGATTGATATCAAGACCGGTGAGTTGAGTCTCAATGAGAAAATCATGGAAATCATCGATGAAGTTTCTCCGTGCCGCATGCCGGGAATTTTTGTAACGGCAAAAGTGACTCAGGGGACAAGTATCCGTCCTTCTGAAATCATTGAGCTGCTTTCTGGCAAAGGCCTTGTTGTTGAGCGTCCAATCAAGGTTGCGATTGAGCTTAATGCATAG
- a CDS encoding S8 family serine peptidase: MMSKTALLALALPLSITAAFARVQVIPKAEQDIKLFKQNQSQYVLKNAKGTILQTSAKSLLSVRPENWFNLSPAEGAEGVGTEETYRQFGVAQSEDIIVAVIDSGVDVNHEDLQGKIWINKGEIANDGIDNDGNGYVDDVFGWNFIGGSNGMAKMVEDSSLANGIRLVKGNPAAQTDADSLEVTRELVRMKKLKARTEELGETLTPAQQAHLEKIQAIVTENLEAAKGVVATYTTRLNSYKEAEAVLKSVGVTTMTLEAVRAVQSEDEAVVKAKSVMITLLANGQNEARLNRVLEYYGDQIKYYYNEDFNPRSIVGDNYSDMNERIYGNNDVIGPDSSHGTHVSGSIAAVRDNNLGIKGVATNVKIMAVRVVPNGDERDKDVANGIRYAVDNGARVINMSFGKMYSPFKKVVDEAVRYAESKGVLLVHAAGNDNKNNDVTPSFPQRTYSKEGRDFNNWLEIGASSFEKGLTLPADFSNYGKKTVDLFAPGVDILSTTPDNTYDTYSGTSMASPTAAGVATLLLSYDPSMDADAVKALMIDTSRRYPNLKVNLPGTETPVLFSTLSTYGTILDVLSATKSLK; this comes from the coding sequence ATGATGTCAAAGACCGCGCTTCTTGCGCTTGCTCTTCCACTTTCAATTACAGCAGCATTCGCTCGTGTACAAGTAATCCCAAAAGCAGAACAAGATATTAAACTTTTTAAGCAGAACCAATCTCAATACGTTCTGAAAAATGCTAAAGGCACAATTCTTCAAACTTCAGCGAAGTCACTTCTAAGTGTTCGCCCTGAGAACTGGTTCAACCTTTCTCCGGCAGAAGGTGCTGAAGGTGTTGGTACGGAAGAAACTTACCGCCAGTTCGGTGTTGCTCAATCTGAAGACATCATCGTTGCGGTAATCGATTCTGGTGTAGACGTTAACCACGAAGATCTACAAGGTAAAATCTGGATCAATAAAGGCGAAATCGCTAACGACGGTATCGATAACGATGGTAACGGTTACGTTGATGACGTTTTCGGTTGGAACTTCATCGGTGGTTCAAATGGTATGGCGAAGATGGTTGAAGACTCATCTCTTGCTAACGGTATCCGTCTTGTGAAAGGTAATCCAGCTGCTCAAACAGATGCTGATTCACTTGAAGTAACTCGTGAACTAGTTCGTATGAAAAAACTTAAAGCTCGCACTGAAGAACTAGGTGAAACTCTTACTCCAGCTCAACAAGCTCACCTTGAAAAAATTCAAGCAATCGTAACTGAGAACCTTGAGGCCGCTAAAGGTGTAGTTGCTACTTATACAACTCGTCTTAATTCATACAAAGAAGCTGAGGCTGTTCTTAAATCAGTTGGCGTAACAACGATGACTCTTGAAGCCGTTCGTGCAGTTCAATCAGAGGACGAAGCAGTTGTTAAAGCTAAATCTGTGATGATCACACTTCTTGCTAATGGCCAGAACGAAGCTCGTCTTAACCGTGTGCTTGAGTACTACGGAGACCAAATTAAGTACTACTACAATGAAGATTTCAATCCTCGTTCAATCGTTGGTGATAACTACTCTGATATGAATGAGCGTATTTACGGTAACAACGATGTAATCGGTCCAGATTCAAGCCATGGTACTCACGTATCTGGTTCAATCGCCGCTGTTCGTGACAACAACCTTGGTATCAAAGGTGTTGCTACTAACGTAAAAATCATGGCCGTAAGAGTTGTACCAAACGGTGATGAGCGCGATAAAGACGTTGCGAACGGTATCCGTTACGCTGTTGATAATGGCGCTCGCGTGATCAACATGAGTTTCGGTAAAATGTATTCTCCATTTAAGAAAGTGGTAGATGAGGCCGTTCGTTATGCTGAATCAAAAGGTGTTCTACTAGTTCACGCTGCTGGTAACGACAATAAGAACAACGACGTTACTCCAAGTTTCCCTCAAAGAACTTATTCAAAAGAGGGTCGTGATTTCAATAACTGGTTAGAGATCGGTGCTTCTTCTTTCGAAAAAGGTCTAACTCTTCCAGCTGACTTCTCTAACTACGGTAAGAAGACAGTAGATCTATTCGCTCCAGGTGTTGATATCCTTTCAACAACTCCGGACAACACATACGATACTTACTCTGGTACATCGATGGCGTCTCCGACTGCTGCTGGTGTGGCGACACTTCTTCTTTCATATGATCCTTCAATGGATGCAGACGCGGTTAAAGCCCTTATGATCGATACTTCTCGTCGTTACCCTAATCTGAAGGTTAACCTGCCTGGAACTGAAACTCCGGTTCTTTTCAGCACGCTTTCAACGTACGGAACTATTCTAGACGTACTTTCAGCTACTAAGTCTTTGAAATAA